A DNA window from Solanum lycopersicum chromosome 3, SLM_r2.1 contains the following coding sequences:
- the LOC101253761 gene encoding methylesterase 17-like, producing the protein MGEECVDMKMEGLEKCKRSERGHLVLIHGIGGGGWCWYKIRSLIENCGYKVTSLDLKGAGIDPSDPNTILSFHEYNKPLLDLLSSLPHNEQVILVGHSAGGMSVTDAIHKFPKKIKFAVYIAATMLRTGFMSQQDVKDGVPDLSEFGDVYDMEFGLGPEKPPTSVVVKKNLQREIIYQMSPLEDSTLASMLLRPGPIQALQSAQFKEEEGVERVDRIYIRTTHDRVLKLEQQDAMIRRWKPQHVYTLESDHSPFFSAPLALFGLLVKVAASFD; encoded by the exons ATGGGAGAAGAGTGTGTAGATATGAAGATGGAAGGTTTAGAGAAGTGTAAACGATCAGAACGAGGTCACTTGGTTCTGATACATGGGATAGGGGGAGGAGGGTGGTGTTGGTACAAAATTAGGTCTCTTATAGAGAATTGTGGCTATAAAGTCACCTCTCTTGACCTTAAAGGTGCTGGCATCGACCCATCTGACCCTAACACTATCTTATCCTTTCATGAATATAACAAACCTCTACTAGATTTGTTGTCATCTTTGCCTCATAATGAACAG GTAATATTGGTAGGACATAGCGCTGGAGGAATGAGTGTAACAGATGCTATCCACAAATTCccaaagaaaataaagtttgCAGTGTATATTGCAGCAACCATGCTAAGAACTGGTTTCATGTCTCAACAAGATGTTAAAGAT GGAGTCCCTGATTTATCAGAATTTGGAGATGTATATGATATGGAATTTGGATTAGGGCCTGAAAAGCCTCCAACAAGTGTTGTTGTTAAGAAAAATTTACAACGGGAAATCATTTACCAAATGAGCCCACTTGAG gaTTCAACGTTAGCATCAATGTTGTTACGTCCAGGACCAATTCAAGCATTACAAAGCGCTCAATTCAAAGAAGAAGAGGGCGTGGAGAGAGTGGATAGAATATACATACGAACGACGCATGATCGAGTGTTGAAGTTGGAACAACAAGATGCAATGATAAGAAGATGGAAGCCACAACATGTTTACACTTTGGAAAGTGATCACAGCCCATTCTTTTCTGCTCCTTTGGCGCTCTTTGGTCTGCTTGTCAAAGTTGCTGCTTCTTTTGACTAA
- the LOC138347664 gene encoding uncharacterized protein — MSGFTFITLKLYHGGALLYEGDKARYVGGLVSEYYDINVDTISYFEIKDYIKELGYSPNCKFSVRPPNSCILGDIDNDDILLAMCNCLQSGSVLEVYVHMPGEKSGATFNKVKTTEASDYNEVGEVDFNGVDITINTTSNIHSTSNPTTPNSDPSDFEDSEYSVKVSDESTEESDDSEDSEIFEDDQYGSDVHKELIQLRAEKRPFLRRRKIRERIHADTEEVACDDNCLEEGEKMKLKLPNTKRKKHTIERVRFDPIIKKIVWQLGMIFESVKELRLAVTKYGIQRGVQIEKCVNETNRKVIEQPNIRVFKLQELIRKKYNVHVGKNTTRRARAKILNELMGDHVKKFGRILDYKDELLRTNPGSTCAVKLGEANGSGRPVFEAFYICFAALKMTFVSARKCIGLDGCFLKGVCRGKLLIAVAKDGNNQCFHLLGL, encoded by the exons ATGAGTGGGTTTACATTCATTACTTTAAAGTTGTATCATGGTGGGGCCTTATTGTATGAAGGTGATAAAGCAAGATATGTGGGTGGGTTAGTGAGTGaatattatgatattaatgTGGATACAATATCATATTTTGAGATTAAAGACTACATTAAAGAACTAGGGTATAGCCCAAATTGCAAATTTAGCGTCCGGCCACCTAATAGTTGCATCTTAGGAGATATTGACAATGATGATATTCTCTTAGCAATGTGTAATTGTTTGCAAAGTGGGTCTGTCTTGGAAGTATATGTCCACATGCCTGGTGAGAAATCTGGTGCAACTTTTAATAAAGTTAAGACCACTGAGGCTAGTGATTATAATGAAGTAGGTGAGGTTGATTTTAATGGGGTAGATATAACTATAAATACTACCTCAAATATTCATTCTACTTCAAACCCAACAACTCCAAATAGTGATCCATCAGATTTTGAAGATAGTGAATACTCTGTAAAAGTATCTGATGAGTCAACTGAAGAGAGTGATGATTCTGAAGATAGTGAAATATTTGAAGATGATCAATATGGAAGTGATGTTCATAAGGAGTTAATTCAACTGAGGGCTGAGAAAAGACCTTTTCTTAGGAGGAGAAAAATAAGGGAAAGAATTCATGCAGATACTGAAGAAGTAGCATGTG ATGATAATTGTCTAGAGGAAGGTGAAAAAATGAAGTTGAAACTGCCTaacacaaaaaggaaaaagcATACCATAGAGAGAGTCAGATTTGATCCCATTATTAAGAAGATTGTGTGGCAATTGGGTATGATTTTTGAAAGTGTAAAAGAGTTAAGATTGGCAGTCACTAAGTATGGAATTCAGAGAGGGGTTCAGATTGAAAAGTGTGTGAATGAGACAAATAGA aaagttaTTGAACAACCAAATATTAGAGTGTTCAAGCTGCAAGAGTTAATCCGTAAGAAGTATAATGTGCATGTTGGTAAGAACACAACTAGAAGAGCAAGAgctaaaattttgaatgaactTATGGGTGATCATGTTAAGAAATTTGGAAGAATTCTTGATTATAAGGATGAGTTGCTGAGGACTAATCCTGGGAGTACTTGTGCGGTGAAGCTAGGAGAAGCTAATGGATCTGGTAGGCCAGTATTTGAGGCATTTTACATTTGTTTTGCTGCACTCAAGATGACATTTGTGTCAGCTAGAAAATGCATTGGTCTGGATGGTTGTTTCTTGAAGGGGGTTTGCAGGGGGAAATTACTTATTGCAGTGGCTAAAGATGGCAATAATCAATGCTTCCACTTGCTTGGGCTGTAG
- the LOC101253166 gene encoding protein NETWORKED 4B: protein MKNVIEQDEVYYSAVKGPYQLNEDICPASPPMQLSEYTAAFQHGSNLLTPKQKLVCNDAADLALLSNSSASSCSSSSGISAKEGFDSLSLTPEFDSESYSSSPDEHQKSALGGVKTTLQEDYLEMESKEENGYGIDHESLDCTSKLREDREYEMVLNSIMDQEHKLSVPDQKIQFSEEEIQGLKYELERNEAVAKLVVFLKVQLDTARSEVMLQKDDLEMERSTIQELQKQVALLESQISNSDFKIERWESELEMNREKLEASEEEVAKLKHDCSKVINDNTCYLADQLELTQEELILLKGKLESEERLTSELHEGIMRYKADISDCDQEIRRINAVLEEAQQNFCMQKEQFQSQMTSLSEQQAVLEARTEQLEMQNRSLERKASQCGAQMVEMKTLHEVQEIKWKAEIECLKMEINKKGEEVQGLNKDLDKLKLDYDTVVAEKDEEHAKVQTLGAEVMSRDIQIQEMEDHLKQLIAGSESAQKSIEELRLKVEELQNEVERQTLVISDRAEEKREAIRQLCFSLEHYRTGYKELLQDCVQRRRHAVIAA, encoded by the coding sequence ATGAAGAATGTAATTGAACAAGATGAAGTATATTATTCAGCTGTGAAGGGGCCCTATCAACTGAATGAAGATATCTGTCCAGCTTCCCCTCCAATGCAGCTTTCTGAATATACTGCTGCATTTCAGCATGGTTCCAACCTGCTTACTCCAAAACAAAAACTTGTTTGTAATGACGCTGCAGATCTGGCTCTTCTTTCTAACTCATCTGCAAGCTCTTGCTCTAGTTCCTCTGGTATATCTGCCAAGGAAGGTTTTGATTCTTTATCATTAACACCAGAATTTGATTCAGAGTCTTACAGTTCATCTCCTGATGAGCACCAAAAATCGGCCTTAGGTGGGGTGAAGACAACCTTGCAAGAAGACTATTTGGAGATGGAGAGCAAGGAAGAAAATGGCTATGGTATCGACCATGAATCTTTGGATTGTACATCAAAGCTTAGAGAAGACAGGGAGTATGAAATGGTGCTGAACAGTATCATGGATCAGGAACATAAACTCAGTGTTCCCGACCAAAAAATCCAGTTCTCAGAAGAAGAGATACAGGGCTTGAAGTATGAACTTGAGAGAAATGAAGCAGTTGCCAAGCTTGTCGTTTTCCTGAAAGTGCAGCTTGATACAGCTAGAAGTGAGGTAATGTTGCAAAAGGATGATCTTGAAATGGAACGAAGTACGATCCAGGAACTGCAAAAGCAAGTAGCTCTGCTAGAAAGTCAGATATCAAACTCTGATTTCAAGATTGAGAGATGGGAAAGTGAGTTAGAAATGAATAGAGAAAAGCTTGAGGCGTCGGAGGAAGAAGTTGCCAAGTTAAAGCATGATTGTTCAAAAGTGATCAACGACAACACTTGCTATTTGGCTGATCAGCTTGAATTAACTCAGGAAGAATTAATCTTGCTAAAGGGCAAGCTTGAGTCTGAGGAAAGACTTACGTCAGAACTACATGAGGGCATAATGAGGTACAAAGCTGACATATCAGATTGCGACCAAGAGATCAGGAGAATCAACGCTGTACTAGAGGAGGCCCAACAAAACTTCTGCATGCAGAAAGAGCAGTTCCAGTCTCAAATGACTAGTTTGTCAGAACAGCAGGCCGTGCTAGAGGCAAGGACTGAACAGTTGGAGATGCAAAACAGATCATTAGAACGCAAGGCAAGTCAATGTGGAGCTCAGATGGTTGAAATGAAAACTTTGCATGAGGTTCAAGAAATCAAATGGAAGGCTGAAATTGAATGCTTGAAAATGGAGATAAATAAGAAAGGTGAGGAGGTCCAAGGTTTGAATAAAGACCTTGACAAGCTTAAACTGGACTACGACACAGTAGTGGCTGAGAAAGATGAGGAACACGCTAAAGTACAAACACTTGGTGCAGAAGTGATGTCTCGGGACATCCAAATCCAAGAAATGGAAGATCATCTGAAGCAGCTGATTGCAGGATCTGAAAGTGCTCAGAAATCAATAGAAGAATTAAGGCTAAAAGTGGAGGAGTTGCAGAATGAAGTGGAGAGACAAACGTTGGTAATCTCAGATAGAGCTGAGGAGAAAAGGGAGGCTATACGGCAACTGTGTTTCTCACTGGAGCATTACAGAACTGGATATAAGGAACTCCTCCAGGATTGCGTGCAGCGTAGAAGACATGCAGTTATTGCGGCCTAG